The proteins below are encoded in one region of Fibrella aestuarina BUZ 2:
- a CDS encoding bifunctional UDP-3-O-[3-hydroxymyristoyl] N-acetylglucosamine deacetylase/3-hydroxyacyl-ACP dehydratase, translated as MNIKQQTIQKAVSVSGVGLHTGVSATMTFMPAPANHGFKFQRIDLPGQPTVDADVDFVVDLSRGTTLEQNGARVHTVEHTLAALVGLQIDNALIQLDGPEPPIMDGSSIKFVEALQFAGIEEQNADRKYFEVSEFVHYRNPEKDIEIAALPLNDYRLTVMVDYNSQVISSQHASLNDLTLFADEIASCRTFVFLHELEMLYKQNLIKGGDLSNAIVIVDRDVDEDELDHLAKMLNKSKVGVNKQAGILNNLQLHYPNEMARHKLLDMLGDLALIGRPIKAQILAARPGHAANVAFAKKIKSLIQKNAQNQVPQYDPKQPPIFDINRIAQLLPHRYPFQMVDKIIALDESSVIGIKNVTMNEPYFPGHFPGNPVMPGVMQLEAMAQTGGILVLSTVPDPENYWPYLIGIENCRFRRNVLPGDTVIFRCEFTSPMKRGIVKMQGRGYVNNNLVCEADMIASLVKKK; from the coding sequence ATGAATATTAAACAGCAAACCATCCAGAAGGCCGTCTCAGTATCGGGCGTAGGCTTGCATACCGGCGTGTCGGCAACGATGACGTTTATGCCCGCCCCGGCCAATCATGGGTTCAAATTTCAGCGTATTGATCTGCCGGGCCAACCCACCGTCGACGCCGACGTCGACTTCGTGGTGGATCTGTCGCGCGGCACAACGCTCGAACAAAATGGGGCGCGGGTGCACACCGTCGAACATACACTGGCCGCGTTGGTAGGCCTGCAAATCGACAACGCGCTCATTCAGCTCGACGGCCCCGAACCGCCCATCATGGATGGCTCATCGATCAAGTTCGTCGAGGCGCTTCAGTTTGCCGGTATCGAAGAGCAAAACGCCGATCGTAAGTATTTCGAAGTTAGCGAATTCGTTCATTACCGCAACCCCGAAAAAGACATCGAGATTGCGGCCCTGCCCCTCAACGACTACCGCCTGACGGTAATGGTCGACTACAACTCGCAGGTAATCAGCAGCCAACACGCGTCGCTCAACGACCTCACGCTGTTTGCCGACGAAATCGCCTCGTGCCGCACGTTCGTGTTCCTGCACGAGCTGGAAATGCTCTATAAGCAGAACCTGATCAAAGGCGGCGACCTGAGCAACGCCATCGTGATCGTCGACCGCGACGTCGACGAAGACGAGCTGGATCATCTGGCCAAGATGCTCAACAAATCGAAGGTGGGTGTCAACAAGCAGGCGGGGATTCTGAACAACCTGCAGCTGCATTACCCCAACGAGATGGCCCGCCACAAGCTGCTCGACATGCTGGGCGATCTGGCCCTGATTGGGCGGCCCATCAAGGCGCAGATTCTGGCGGCGCGGCCCGGCCACGCGGCCAACGTGGCGTTTGCCAAGAAAATCAAGAGCCTGATTCAGAAGAATGCGCAGAATCAGGTACCGCAGTACGACCCGAAACAGCCGCCGATCTTCGACATCAACCGCATCGCACAGCTGCTGCCCCACCGCTACCCGTTCCAGATGGTCGACAAGATCATCGCGCTGGACGAAAGCAGTGTCATCGGCATCAAAAACGTGACGATGAACGAGCCGTACTTCCCCGGCCACTTCCCCGGCAACCCCGTAATGCCGGGCGTGATGCAGCTGGAAGCCATGGCGCAAACGGGTGGCATTCTGGTACTGAGCACCGTGCCCGACCCCGAAAACTACTGGCCGTACCTGATCGGGATCGAAAATTGCCGGTTCCGCCGCAACGTATTGCCCGGCGACACGGTAATCTTTCGGTGTGAGTTCACCTCGCCCATGAAACGCGGCATCGTTAAAATGCAGGGACGTGGGTATGTGAACAACAACCTTGTCTGCGAAGCCGACATGATCGCGAGTCTGGTGAAAAAGAAATAG
- the tilS gene encoding tRNA lysidine(34) synthetase TilS, with amino-acid sequence MEGFLAFINEHRLFNKTDRLLVAVSGGIDSMVLTDLLHQHGFTFGIAHVNFALRGAESEADAVFVENRANDYGVPFHQIRFDTEAEAARRGESVQVTARQLRYGWFAQLCPAHGYVAVATAHQADDVLETMLLNLTRGTGLTGLTGIPIRTEQGVVRPLWFASREQIEAYAQERGLPWREDTSNATDKYARNRIRHQVVPVLKTINPGLLAHLPRTVGYLRAADAIVQETMTASWAAVAQPQPTGVKMDVAAVKALSEPLFRLGEWLRPYGFSAQALQQFWHSVDAEGDTFVKNGQVIQSATHRLVHERGAIWLLPQADPLPQPIRVTAWPAQPIDLPGAGYVTAERFDRTNWDGNLKTPSTVALFDAAQLLLPWLLRRWQPGDRFRPLGLAGTQLVSDLLTNAKVPAPQRSSVWVLEAGGEVMWVIGVRTAHRSRITETTEQIVRLSLTPTT; translated from the coding sequence ATGGAAGGCTTTTTAGCATTTATTAACGAGCACCGCCTCTTCAACAAAACGGATCGGCTGCTGGTGGCCGTCAGCGGAGGCATCGATTCGATGGTGCTGACCGACCTGCTGCATCAGCATGGCTTTACGTTCGGGATCGCCCACGTGAACTTCGCCCTGCGCGGGGCCGAATCGGAGGCCGACGCCGTTTTTGTCGAAAACAGGGCCAACGACTACGGGGTTCCGTTTCACCAGATACGGTTCGACACCGAAGCCGAAGCGGCCCGGCGGGGCGAGTCGGTGCAGGTAACGGCCCGGCAGTTGCGCTATGGCTGGTTTGCGCAGCTCTGCCCGGCGCACGGGTACGTTGCCGTGGCTACTGCCCACCAGGCCGACGACGTGCTGGAGACCATGCTGTTGAACCTGACGCGAGGCACCGGCCTCACTGGCCTGACGGGTATTCCCATCCGGACGGAGCAGGGCGTGGTGCGGCCGCTGTGGTTTGCGAGCCGTGAGCAGATCGAAGCCTATGCCCAGGAGCGGGGCCTGCCCTGGCGAGAAGACACCTCCAACGCCACCGACAAATACGCCCGAAACCGAATCCGGCATCAGGTAGTGCCGGTGTTGAAAACGATCAATCCGGGGTTGTTGGCTCACCTGCCCCGAACGGTGGGTTACCTGCGTGCTGCCGATGCGATTGTGCAGGAAACGATGACCGCGTCCTGGGCGGCAGTTGCCCAACCGCAACCGACGGGCGTAAAAATGGACGTGGCGGCCGTGAAAGCGTTGTCGGAACCGCTCTTCCGGCTAGGCGAGTGGCTCCGACCCTATGGGTTTTCGGCGCAGGCCTTACAACAATTTTGGCATTCAGTTGACGCCGAGGGGGATACGTTCGTCAAAAATGGGCAGGTAATCCAATCGGCTACGCATCGGCTTGTGCATGAGCGGGGCGCTATCTGGCTCCTTCCCCAGGCTGACCCGCTTCCCCAGCCGATTCGGGTGACCGCGTGGCCGGCGCAGCCCATCGACTTACCGGGCGCTGGGTACGTTACCGCCGAACGATTTGACCGGACGAATTGGGATGGCAACCTAAAAACGCCCTCAACGGTGGCCCTGTTCGATGCGGCACAACTCTTGCTACCCTGGCTACTGCGCCGCTGGCAACCCGGCGACCGGTTCAGGCCACTGGGGCTGGCGGGTACGCAACTGGTGAGCGATTTGCTGACCAACGCCAAAGTGCCCGCGCCGCAACGATCGTCGGTCTGGGTGCTGGAAGCGGGCGGCGAAGTGATGTGGGTGATCGGTGTGCGTACAGCGCATCGAAGCCGGATTACCGAAACGACCGAACAGATTGTTCGGTTGAGTTTGACTCCAACAACCTGA
- a CDS encoding carboxypeptidase regulatory-like domain-containing protein, protein MNRYLRVLLLVGGLLATSLTLQAQSMRLRAANKQFDNYSYLTAVRMYEDFLRGRVEPAESREALTKLGICYRKLQDSRNAERVYAELIANYPDLESEIYLYYAQALVSNGKTRDGQKMYSEYGRRQTQDLRGKKNTIGLMDPSRFYLDSSSFRVQNLAINSRQADFSPMYYKSGLVFVSSRDEGGVIKRVFNWNQTPFLDLYFFPDTNQLRIPGFDQIVRPAGTAVLGGGGPAGDQSVEIEAESKPTSKAEKFSRTLNTKYHEGPMTFTKDQTFIVFTRNNGSKGKSGKSTDGVRKLKLYSAVMRNNKWHDVTELPFNSPEYSVGHPAFSPDDQKLYFVSDMPGGYGGTDLYVVEFNNGQWGTPVNMGKELNTEGNEMFPYVDSAGNLYFASDGHEGIGGLDIFYAEMRDGIPFRGVQNVGYPINSEKDDFGLITDRGRTTGYFSSNRRKGVSDDDIYSFRRACKQLNILVFDAKTGRPIESADVRIVRNGSNQELKMTSPDGKTDLCLDINTEYEFKALKEGYASNSARFSTLTQSNKPEMNISIYLEKSENTIIRGVVKTEVNQKPAEGVKVTLRDDKNKNTQTVVTGPDGGYEFNVKPNAGYSLTAEKDRYATKKAKIGKQPKRVVASQKTAPDSIGIYGEGDVFQLKNIYYDLGKFFIRPDAARELDRVVSLLKEYPTMKIELRSHTDARSGDAFNMRLSESRARAAMDYMVSRGIQAGRLSARGYGENEIVNGCTDGVECSENEHQQNRRTEFKILAVQ, encoded by the coding sequence ATGAACCGATACCTGCGGGTTCTGCTCCTTGTTGGAGGGCTATTGGCCACTTCGCTGACGCTACAGGCGCAAAGCATGCGGCTACGGGCAGCCAATAAGCAGTTTGACAACTACAGCTACCTCACCGCCGTGCGGATGTATGAGGATTTCCTTCGTGGCCGCGTTGAACCGGCAGAATCACGCGAGGCCTTAACCAAATTGGGTATTTGCTATCGGAAGCTTCAGGACTCGCGCAACGCCGAACGGGTCTATGCCGAACTGATCGCCAACTACCCCGACCTGGAAAGCGAAATCTATCTCTACTACGCGCAGGCCCTCGTCAGCAATGGCAAGACGCGCGACGGGCAGAAGATGTATAGCGAATATGGGCGCCGCCAGACGCAGGACCTGCGTGGTAAGAAAAACACGATCGGTCTGATGGATCCCAGCCGGTTCTACCTCGACTCGTCGTCGTTCCGGGTGCAAAACCTGGCGATCAACTCCCGGCAGGCCGATTTCAGCCCGATGTACTATAAGTCGGGTCTGGTGTTTGTGTCGTCGCGCGACGAAGGCGGCGTCATCAAACGGGTGTTCAACTGGAACCAGACGCCCTTCCTCGACCTGTATTTCTTCCCCGATACCAATCAGTTGCGCATCCCCGGCTTCGATCAGATCGTTCGGCCGGCGGGTACGGCGGTGTTGGGCGGTGGCGGCCCGGCGGGCGATCAGTCGGTTGAGATTGAAGCCGAAAGCAAGCCTACGTCGAAAGCCGAAAAATTCAGCCGCACGCTGAATACCAAGTACCACGAAGGCCCGATGACCTTCACCAAAGACCAGACATTCATTGTCTTCACCCGCAACAACGGCAGCAAAGGCAAGTCAGGCAAAAGCACCGATGGGGTCCGTAAGCTGAAGCTGTACTCGGCGGTGATGCGCAACAACAAATGGCACGACGTAACGGAGTTACCATTCAACAGCCCCGAATATTCGGTGGGGCACCCGGCCTTCTCACCCGACGATCAGAAGCTCTACTTCGTGTCGGACATGCCCGGCGGCTATGGCGGCACGGACCTGTATGTGGTGGAGTTTAACAACGGGCAGTGGGGTACGCCGGTAAACATGGGTAAGGAACTGAATACGGAGGGCAACGAGATGTTCCCGTACGTGGATTCGGCGGGTAACCTGTACTTCGCGTCAGACGGGCACGAGGGCATCGGCGGGCTCGACATTTTCTATGCCGAAATGCGCGACGGCATCCCTTTCCGGGGCGTGCAGAACGTAGGGTACCCCATCAATTCGGAAAAAGATGATTTCGGGCTAATCACGGATCGGGGCCGCACCACCGGGTATTTCAGCAGTAACCGCCGTAAGGGCGTCAGCGACGATGATATCTATTCATTCCGCCGCGCCTGTAAGCAGTTGAACATTCTGGTGTTTGATGCCAAAACGGGCCGCCCCATTGAATCGGCCGACGTACGGATTGTACGCAACGGGTCAAACCAGGAACTGAAAATGACGAGCCCCGATGGTAAAACCGACCTGTGCCTCGACATCAATACGGAATACGAATTCAAAGCACTGAAAGAAGGCTATGCTTCCAACAGCGCCCGTTTCTCAACCCTGACCCAGTCGAACAAGCCCGAGATGAACATCTCGATTTATCTGGAGAAGAGCGAGAACACGATTATCCGGGGTGTGGTAAAAACTGAGGTGAACCAGAAGCCGGCCGAAGGCGTGAAGGTGACGCTGCGCGACGACAAGAACAAAAACACGCAGACCGTGGTGACTGGCCCCGATGGCGGCTATGAGTTTAACGTGAAACCCAACGCTGGCTACTCGCTCACGGCCGAGAAAGACCGATACGCGACCAAGAAAGCCAAAATCGGTAAACAGCCCAAGCGGGTGGTGGCCAGCCAGAAAACCGCCCCGGACTCGATCGGGATTTACGGGGAGGGCGACGTCTTTCAGCTGAAAAACATCTATTACGATCTGGGTAAATTCTTTATCCGCCCCGACGCGGCCCGCGAACTTGACCGGGTGGTATCGCTGCTGAAAGAATATCCGACGATGAAAATCGAACTGCGGTCACATACCGACGCGCGCTCGGGGGATGCCTTCAACATGCGGCTGTCGGAGAGCCGGGCGCGGGCGGCCATGGATTACATGGTGTCGCGGGGCATTCAGGCAGGACGGCTATCGGCCAGAGGCTACGGCGAAAACGAGATTGTAAACGGCTGTACAGACGGGGTTGAATGTTCGGAAAACGAACACCAGCAGAACCGACGGACAGAATTCAAGATTCTGGCAGTTCAGTAG
- a CDS encoding ABC transporter ATP-binding protein produces MIITAQQLGKKYRREWIFRGVDLTLSAGNSYTFVGPNGSGKSTLLQVLAGMQPSSAGTLTYTHAGQPLADEHWYRHMVLAAPYLELIEELTLTELLTFHGRFKPFRANANVPELIDRMQLSHARNKEIKFYSSGMKQRVKLGLAFFSDAQLVMLDEPTANLDWQGAAWYKEHVLQLPPDVLLLIGSNQPSEYDFFPRAHANVIEVTQWK; encoded by the coding sequence ATGATCATCACGGCTCAACAGCTTGGCAAAAAGTACCGCCGCGAATGGATCTTCCGCGGCGTTGATCTGACGCTGTCGGCCGGAAACAGCTACACGTTTGTTGGCCCCAACGGGAGTGGCAAATCGACCCTGCTACAGGTCTTGGCCGGTATGCAGCCTTCGTCGGCCGGTACGCTGACTTATACCCACGCCGGACAGCCGCTTGCCGATGAGCACTGGTACCGCCACATGGTGCTGGCCGCCCCCTACCTCGAACTGATCGAGGAATTGACGCTGACCGAATTGCTCACGTTTCATGGCCGCTTCAAACCTTTTCGGGCCAACGCCAACGTACCTGAGCTCATCGACCGCATGCAGTTGAGCCACGCTCGCAACAAAGAGATTAAGTTTTATTCGTCGGGAATGAAGCAGCGGGTGAAGCTGGGGCTGGCCTTTTTCTCCGATGCCCAGCTGGTCATGCTCGACGAGCCAACGGCCAACCTAGACTGGCAGGGAGCTGCCTGGTACAAAGAACACGTACTCCAACTCCCGCCCGACGTCTTGCTGCTGATTGGCTCCAATCAACCCAGCGAATACGACTTTTTCCCCCGTGCACACGCCAACGTCATCGAGGTGACGCAGTGGAAATAA
- the lpxA gene encoding acyl-ACP--UDP-N-acetylglucosamine O-acyltransferase translates to MIQPLAYVHPEAKIAQNVVIEPFAIIHKDVEIKEGTWIGSHAVINSGARIGRNCKVYPGAVIAGTPQDLKFKGEITQAIIGDNTTIREYATISRGTEEHWKTEIGSDCLIMAYAHVAHDCRIGNHCILTNNVQMAGHVYMGDWAIIGGSSSVLQFTKIGAHAMISGGSLVRKDVPPFTKAAREPLSYAGINSVGLRRRGFTNEQINEIQEIYRYVFLRGLNNAEALNRIELDIPATAERDEILNFIRNSERGIMKGPGSSSGE, encoded by the coding sequence ATGATTCAACCATTAGCCTACGTCCATCCCGAAGCTAAGATTGCTCAGAATGTGGTCATTGAGCCTTTCGCCATTATCCACAAGGACGTTGAGATAAAAGAAGGTACCTGGATTGGCTCCCACGCGGTGATCAATTCCGGCGCTCGCATTGGCCGTAACTGCAAGGTCTATCCGGGCGCTGTCATTGCGGGCACGCCCCAGGACCTGAAGTTCAAAGGCGAGATTACCCAGGCCATCATTGGCGACAACACCACCATTCGTGAATACGCGACCATCAGCCGCGGCACCGAAGAGCACTGGAAAACCGAGATTGGTTCAGACTGCCTCATCATGGCCTACGCCCACGTGGCGCACGATTGCCGCATCGGCAACCACTGCATCCTGACCAACAACGTGCAGATGGCCGGCCATGTGTACATGGGCGACTGGGCGATCATCGGCGGGTCGAGCTCGGTGCTTCAGTTTACTAAAATCGGGGCACACGCCATGATTTCGGGCGGGTCACTGGTACGGAAAGACGTACCCCCGTTTACCAAAGCGGCCCGCGAACCCCTCTCCTATGCCGGTATTAACTCGGTGGGGCTGCGTCGTCGGGGGTTCACCAACGAGCAAATCAACGAGATTCAGGAGATCTATCGGTACGTGTTCCTGCGGGGCCTCAACAACGCCGAGGCGCTCAACCGAATCGAACTCGACATTCCCGCCACGGCCGAACGCGACGAAATTCTCAATTTCATCCGCAACTCGGAGCGGGGCATCATGAAAGGCCCCGGCAGCAGCAGCGGGGAGTAA